Proteins encoded within one genomic window of Streptomyces kaniharaensis:
- a CDS encoding S8 family serine peptidase, with protein MRLTNGRVRGRVFAGAFLAASFVVGPAVAPAAAEGSIRDDQWHLDAMHAPEMWKTSTGQGITVAVIDGGFKFDHPDLVGQLLPGKDVSGTPGGVGADLSGHGTGIASIIAGTGKGMGGKGAYGLAPGVKILPVKINNGTEGGGVSSRFFLDQIGQAVDYAVDQGAKVINISQGTEAVTTDPDDVAKLNSVLARAAAKGSLMVASVGNSAQDGNLVEYPGALPYVVGVGAIDKNVTRTAESQQGPQVDLVAPGVDIIAACTGPTGYCKSHGTSDGAALVSASAAMVWAAHADWTANQVLRVLINTAGKPTDGSNRNDSIGYGAVRPRIALTTPGDPGPADVYPIPSKTAPLPSASPSSTAPSASLAPATSPAVVPAAPANTSPPKVAQSADKASDSGNAVLPITIAAIAGLALVTGVVFFVVRRRSAASKAAAYEPPLLPPPPSYEPPVAPGDNPCAR; from the coding sequence GCATGCTCCGGAGATGTGGAAGACCTCGACCGGGCAGGGGATCACGGTTGCGGTGATCGATGGCGGATTCAAGTTCGATCACCCAGACCTGGTGGGTCAGTTGTTGCCCGGGAAGGACGTGAGTGGCACTCCCGGTGGGGTTGGGGCCGATCTCAGCGGGCACGGGACAGGGATCGCCAGCATAATCGCGGGCACAGGCAAAGGCATGGGGGGCAAAGGTGCCTATGGCTTGGCTCCAGGTGTCAAGATCCTTCCGGTGAAGATCAATAACGGTACTGAGGGGGGCGGGGTTAGTTCACGCTTCTTCCTGGACCAGATCGGCCAGGCCGTCGATTATGCCGTCGACCAGGGTGCCAAAGTCATCAACATCTCACAGGGAACAGAAGCAGTAACGACAGATCCTGATGACGTGGCGAAGCTGAACAGCGTGCTCGCGCGTGCGGCGGCGAAGGGTTCGCTGATGGTCGCGAGCGTCGGAAACAGTGCGCAGGACGGGAATCTGGTCGAATACCCGGGTGCTCTGCCCTATGTTGTCGGCGTTGGGGCCATCGACAAGAACGTGACGAGAACGGCCGAGTCACAGCAGGGGCCGCAGGTTGATCTCGTAGCCCCCGGCGTGGACATCATCGCCGCTTGCACCGGGCCCACGGGCTACTGCAAGAGCCACGGTACGTCGGATGGGGCTGCGTTGGTTTCCGCGTCAGCGGCCATGGTCTGGGCTGCGCACGCCGACTGGACGGCAAACCAAGTGCTGCGCGTGCTCATCAACACGGCGGGTAAGCCGACGGATGGCTCTAACCGCAACGACAGTATCGGGTACGGCGCGGTGCGGCCCCGGATTGCTCTGACGACGCCGGGCGATCCGGGGCCGGCGGATGTCTACCCGATTCCGAGCAAGACGGCTCCACTGCCCTCCGCTTCGCCGTCGTCCACTGCCCCTTCTGCCTCTCTTGCCCCGGCGACCTCGCCCGCCGTGGTGCCTGCGGCACCGGCGAATACCAGTCCGCCGAAGGTCGCGCAGAGCGCGGACAAGGCGTCCGATTCCGGCAATGCGGTGCTGCCGATCACGATCGCTGCGATCGCCGGGTTGGCGCTGGTGACAGGCGTGGTGTTCTTCGTGGTGCGGCGGCGCAGTGCGGCCAGCAAGGCAGCGGCTTATGAGCCTCCGTTGCTGCCGCCTCCGCCGTCGTATGAGCCGCCCGTGGCGCCAGGGGACAACCCGTGCGCGAGGTAG
- a CDS encoding alpha/beta hydrolase: protein MDIATLYNANINNITTAKNAFDVLATTFGKATEAWQHEIADRLTAEHWTGTTATSAGTQIKNLGSELQAAHQELSFVSKALADAAEGFAAAQAHLISALDDAKNAKLNVAPDGRLTWDNESTSPNFAGTDAEATAKEISKRITAALNEADHADQAIEQRLSHLAYNASSGTGLDAATVKQDQAAVAARDQVPATGTDPDGVKRWWDGLTEAQQQRFILNHPDQVGNLDGVPAIARDQANRINLQRSKQDLQLQLDHLGPEPAHTVKAGRGSVENADYSAWRTKHDDLQEKLHSINDIESRLAGDKLKFRDNTPAFLLGFDTKGKGRAIVSVNNPDTADNVVTFVPGTTSRFGTASGDVDKADEMARAAKQADSTKTTATIAWVGYDAPQSILPEAAYESWAQNAEKDLARFQIGLRSTHEGTPSHNVLMGHSYGSTTVGYTMRDHNLPVDDVVLVGSPGVGVDHAKDLNIDPSHVYVARGGDDIGIAIAAGTLNFGLDPTWDSFGAKHLPAGNSDHNHYWVKDSPSVRAFGEVAAGTWRL from the coding sequence GTGGACATCGCAACGCTCTACAACGCGAACATCAACAACATCACCACCGCCAAGAACGCGTTCGACGTTCTGGCCACCACTTTCGGCAAGGCTACGGAAGCGTGGCAGCACGAGATCGCCGATCGCCTGACCGCCGAGCACTGGACCGGCACCACGGCCACCTCGGCCGGGACCCAGATCAAGAACCTGGGCAGCGAACTCCAGGCCGCCCACCAGGAACTCTCCTTCGTCAGCAAGGCACTCGCCGATGCCGCCGAGGGCTTCGCGGCGGCTCAGGCACACCTGATCAGCGCCCTCGACGACGCCAAGAACGCCAAGCTCAACGTGGCCCCCGACGGCCGCCTCACCTGGGACAACGAGTCCACATCCCCGAACTTCGCCGGTACCGATGCCGAGGCGACCGCCAAGGAGATCAGCAAGCGGATCACCGCCGCGCTCAACGAAGCCGACCACGCCGACCAAGCGATCGAGCAGAGACTCAGCCACCTCGCCTACAACGCAAGCAGCGGCACCGGCCTGGACGCCGCCACCGTCAAGCAGGATCAGGCAGCCGTGGCCGCCCGCGACCAAGTACCTGCCACCGGTACCGACCCCGACGGCGTGAAGCGCTGGTGGGACGGCCTCACTGAGGCCCAGCAGCAGCGGTTCATCCTCAACCATCCCGACCAGGTCGGCAATCTCGACGGCGTCCCCGCCATCGCCCGCGACCAGGCCAACCGCATCAACCTGCAGCGCAGCAAGCAGGACCTTCAGCTCCAGCTCGACCACTTGGGTCCAGAGCCAGCCCATACAGTCAAGGCGGGCCGCGGCTCTGTCGAGAACGCGGACTACAGCGCATGGCGGACCAAGCACGACGACCTGCAAGAGAAACTTCATTCGATCAACGACATCGAAAGTCGGCTGGCGGGCGACAAACTCAAGTTCCGCGACAATACGCCGGCCTTTCTCCTCGGCTTCGACACCAAGGGCAAAGGCCGGGCAATCGTCTCGGTCAACAACCCCGACACAGCCGACAACGTCGTGACCTTCGTCCCCGGCACCACCTCCAGGTTCGGCACGGCCAGCGGCGACGTCGACAAGGCGGATGAGATGGCAAGGGCTGCCAAACAGGCGGACAGCACCAAGACCACCGCCACCATCGCCTGGGTCGGCTACGACGCACCGCAGAGCATCCTGCCCGAGGCAGCCTACGAATCGTGGGCTCAGAACGCGGAAAAGGATCTCGCCCGATTCCAGATCGGTCTGCGCTCAACCCACGAGGGAACGCCCTCGCACAACGTACTCATGGGACACAGCTACGGAAGTACCACCGTTGGCTACACCATGCGCGACCACAATCTGCCGGTCGATGACGTGGTCCTGGTAGGAAGTCCAGGAGTCGGCGTGGATCACGCCAAAGATCTGAACATCGACCCCTCCCACGTATATGTTGCGCGGGGTGGCGACGACATCGGCATCGCGATAGCGGCCGGCACTCTCAACTTCGGCCTTGACCCGACGTGGGATTCATTCGGAGCCAAGCATCTACCGGCGGGAAACAGCGACCACAACCACTACTGGGTGAAAGATTCACCATCAGTCAGGGCATTTGGCGAAGTGGCCGCAGGGACGTGGAGGCTTTGA